One window of the Natrinema sp. HArc-T2 genome contains the following:
- a CDS encoding group 1 truncated hemoglobin: protein MSDTLYERLGGEDGIKAVVDEFYDRVVADERVAYYFEDMDMQQQRAHQAQFISSVAGGPVEYTGDDMKTAHEGLGITLPEFKVIATHLGDALAEFDVDEDDRKAVLEAVASYQDDIVATAEAAD, encoded by the coding sequence ATGAGCGATACGCTCTACGAACGACTCGGTGGCGAAGACGGAATCAAAGCAGTTGTCGACGAATTCTACGACCGCGTCGTTGCAGACGAACGGGTCGCATACTACTTCGAGGACATGGATATGCAGCAACAGCGCGCCCATCAGGCCCAGTTCATCAGTTCGGTCGCCGGTGGGCCGGTCGAATACACGGGCGACGATATGAAGACCGCCCACGAGGGGCTCGGGATCACCCTCCCGGAGTTCAAGGTGATCGCGACCCACCTTGGGGATGCGCTCGCCGAATTCGATGTCGACGAGGACGACCGGAAGGCAGTCCTCGAGGCGGTCGCGAGCTACCAGGACGACATCGTCGCGACGGCCGAAGCGGCTGACTAA